The Xanthobacter flavus genome includes a window with the following:
- a CDS encoding polysaccharide biosynthesis/export family protein — MTQPTDDQRYLLVDVDDRTLSLLAQERPASFGGRFGDYRPPTRYVVGVGDVISVTIWEAAAGGLFSGPVIDRLGTGSRSAAIPEQQVSQDGSITVPYAGRIQVAGRTTAQIESAVVEKLSGKAIEPQVVVVVTRSVSNAATVLGEATSGAIVPLSPRGDRVLDVIAAAGGIKIAAHEVFVRLSRSGTTVTVPMQTLLNDPKEDVYVRPLDKIVLIRDPQTYTVFGAAGNPTIVPFDAVGITLEEGVARVGGLIDSRADPSGVYLMRIEPVRFANRLRPDAQPLESNGYVRVIYRWNMRDPNFVFLARGFNIRNKDAIYVANAPLADLQKVTSLFNSVAQPVVSTAAVAQ, encoded by the coding sequence ATGACGCAGCCCACGGACGACCAGCGCTACCTGCTGGTCGACGTGGACGATCGCACCCTCTCCCTTCTGGCGCAGGAGCGCCCCGCCTCCTTTGGCGGCCGCTTCGGCGACTACCGCCCCCCCACCCGCTACGTGGTGGGCGTGGGCGACGTCATCTCCGTCACCATCTGGGAGGCGGCGGCCGGCGGCCTGTTCTCCGGTCCGGTCATCGACCGGCTGGGCACCGGCTCGCGCAGCGCCGCCATCCCCGAGCAGCAGGTGTCGCAGGACGGCTCCATCACCGTTCCCTATGCCGGGCGCATCCAGGTGGCCGGGCGCACCACCGCGCAGATCGAGTCGGCCGTGGTCGAGAAGCTGAGCGGCAAGGCCATCGAGCCGCAGGTGGTGGTGGTGGTGACGCGCAGCGTCAGCAATGCCGCCACCGTGCTCGGCGAGGCGACCTCCGGCGCGATCGTCCCGCTCTCCCCGCGCGGCGACCGCGTGCTGGACGTGATTGCGGCAGCCGGCGGCATCAAGATTGCCGCCCATGAGGTGTTCGTGCGCCTCAGCCGCAGCGGCACCACCGTGACCGTGCCCATGCAGACCCTGCTCAACGATCCCAAGGAGGACGTCTACGTCCGCCCGCTGGACAAGATCGTGCTGATCCGCGACCCGCAGACCTACACGGTGTTCGGCGCCGCCGGGAACCCGACCATCGTGCCGTTCGACGCGGTCGGCATCACGCTGGAAGAAGGGGTCGCGCGCGTCGGCGGCCTCATCGATTCCCGCGCCGATCCCTCCGGCGTCTATCTCATGCGCATCGAGCCCGTGCGCTTCGCCAACCGCCTGCGGCCGGACGCCCAGCCGCTGGAGAGCAACGGCTACGTGCGCGTGATCTACCGCTGGAACATGCGCGACCCGAATTTCGTCTTCCTCGCCCGCGGCTTCAATATCCGCAACAAGGACGCGATCTACGTGGCCAATGCGCCGCTGGCCGACCTGCAGAAGGTCACCTCGCTGTTCAACTCCGTCGCGCAGCCCGTGGTCAGCACGGCCGCGGTCGCGCAATAG
- a CDS encoding SDR family NAD(P)-dependent oxidoreductase, protein MKHGVAASIDRPGAPLAIISGGSSGIGLCAARILGAKGYRIALLARDQQRLAQARAALEADGIEVVTCILDVRDAEACRAVVETLTFRHGPPLWVVASAGIVEPGFFLEQGETATRDQMETNFLGTANLVRAAVPSMLAAGRGHVAMVASAAGLFGVAGYAGYCASKFAVRGFAEALRIELSASGVSVTVAVPPDTDTPQLAYERPLRPAAIAPFAGSGRPLPPEVVAAHLIRTAERGGFLSAPTAQLAAIARLQGVASGLLARMQMRLLSRHKR, encoded by the coding sequence TTGAAACACGGTGTCGCAGCATCGATCGATCGCCCCGGCGCCCCCCTCGCCATCATCAGCGGCGGATCGAGCGGCATCGGTTTGTGCGCTGCAAGAATTCTCGGCGCAAAGGGATACCGCATTGCCCTCCTTGCCCGCGATCAGCAGCGCCTCGCGCAAGCCCGGGCGGCGCTGGAGGCTGACGGTATCGAAGTCGTCACCTGCATCCTCGACGTGCGTGACGCGGAGGCATGCCGGGCCGTCGTCGAAACGCTGACTTTCAGGCATGGCCCGCCTCTCTGGGTTGTGGCGAGCGCCGGCATCGTGGAGCCCGGATTCTTCCTGGAGCAGGGCGAAACCGCCACCCGCGACCAGATGGAGACCAACTTCCTCGGCACGGCGAATCTCGTGCGCGCCGCCGTGCCGTCCATGCTGGCGGCGGGGCGGGGGCATGTGGCGATGGTCGCTTCGGCCGCCGGCCTCTTCGGGGTGGCGGGCTACGCGGGCTATTGCGCGTCGAAGTTCGCGGTTCGGGGATTCGCCGAGGCGCTCCGCATCGAGCTTTCCGCCTCGGGTGTAAGCGTGACGGTGGCGGTGCCGCCGGATACAGACACGCCGCAGCTCGCCTATGAGCGCCCGCTGCGCCCGGCGGCCATCGCGCCTTTCGCCGGTTCCGGCCGGCCGCTGCCGCCCGAGGTGGTCGCCGCCCATCTCATCCGCACCGCCGAGCGCGGCGGGTTCCTGTCCGCGCCGACGGCGCAGCTCGCAGCCATCGCGCGGCTGCAGGGGGTCGCCTCCGGCCTCCTCGCGCGGATGCAGATGCGCCTGCTCAGCCGGCACAAAAGGTGA
- a CDS encoding tetratricopeptide repeat-containing sulfotransferase family protein — translation MGADRGGPPTLERAWELYHAGDRAGAEAVARAIVRRAVLGQQAATAEAAHLVGVILAQTGRTQDAVSFMALAAETDPGRASYHSNLCEMRRQTGDRAGAIAAGRAAVAADAAYAAGHNNLGIALFETGALEESIACYERAIALRPAFAEAHNNLGNALRAQSRPGEAIAAFRAALAHRGHYPEAWNNIGNVLREQGDFREADAALHTAIAQRRDYVEPYNSLALSLFAQERSEEAFAVLALAISAAPERPEPAFYLAQGLLNERKAEGARSACQRALRANPHHVPTLVLLARILRDLERGPEAMDAARRALALAPDDLDALNVLGLLLMETGDLRGACALFERALAKDPASLNSRVNLVAARKVRPEEDMVAALETALSRETGVVERIPLHYALGKAYDDLGRHAEAMDQFIAGAKLKRAQVTYDEPAALATFERIRAIFTRSFIAERAGMGTAEARPIFIVGMPRSGSTLVEQILASHPAIQGGGEMDLFHRAVNRIDQAFGGMVHYPELMHLMERPEMGEISSAYLDALPARAPGKRLVADKMLNNYFYLGLIHILFPRAVIIHCRRDPVDTAISCFSKLFRDDLPYSYDFAELARHHHAYAGLMAHWGAVLPEGTILPMDYEAVVADIEAAARSLISACGEDWDPACLKFHETERPVRTASITQVREPLYASSVGRWRRYGPAIQPLLEALGR, via the coding sequence ATGGGCGCGGATCGCGGCGGGCCGCCCACGCTGGAGCGGGCCTGGGAACTCTACCACGCTGGCGACAGGGCGGGTGCCGAAGCGGTGGCGCGGGCCATCGTCCGGCGCGCGGTGCTCGGCCAGCAGGCGGCGACCGCCGAGGCGGCGCACCTCGTCGGGGTCATCCTCGCGCAGACAGGCCGCACGCAAGACGCCGTGAGCTTCATGGCGCTTGCGGCCGAGACCGATCCCGGACGCGCCTCCTACCACAGCAATCTGTGCGAGATGCGCCGCCAGACCGGCGACCGGGCGGGCGCCATTGCCGCCGGGCGCGCCGCGGTGGCGGCGGATGCGGCCTATGCCGCCGGTCACAATAACCTGGGCATCGCCCTGTTCGAGACCGGCGCGCTGGAGGAGTCCATCGCCTGCTATGAGCGGGCCATCGCGCTGCGCCCCGCCTTTGCCGAGGCCCACAACAATCTCGGCAATGCCCTGCGCGCCCAAAGCCGTCCGGGCGAGGCCATCGCCGCCTTCCGCGCCGCCCTCGCCCACCGCGGGCATTATCCGGAGGCCTGGAACAACATCGGCAACGTGCTGCGCGAGCAGGGCGACTTCCGCGAGGCCGACGCAGCCCTCCATACGGCCATCGCCCAGCGGCGGGACTATGTGGAGCCCTACAATTCGCTCGCCCTCTCCCTGTTCGCGCAGGAGCGGAGCGAGGAGGCCTTCGCGGTGCTGGCCCTCGCCATTTCCGCGGCGCCGGAGCGGCCGGAACCGGCCTTCTATCTGGCTCAGGGCCTGCTGAACGAGCGCAAGGCGGAAGGCGCGCGCTCGGCGTGCCAGCGTGCGCTCCGGGCCAATCCGCACCATGTGCCGACCCTCGTCCTCCTCGCCCGCATCCTGCGCGATCTGGAACGCGGGCCGGAGGCCATGGACGCCGCCCGCCGCGCGCTTGCGCTTGCCCCGGACGATCTCGACGCCCTGAACGTGCTCGGCCTGCTGCTGATGGAGACCGGCGACCTGCGCGGCGCCTGCGCCCTGTTCGAGCGGGCGCTGGCGAAGGATCCCGCCTCCCTCAACAGCCGCGTGAACCTCGTCGCCGCGCGCAAGGTGCGGCCGGAGGAAGACATGGTGGCGGCGCTGGAGACGGCGCTGTCGCGCGAGACCGGCGTAGTGGAGCGCATCCCGCTCCACTACGCGCTCGGCAAGGCCTATGACGACCTCGGCCGCCACGCCGAGGCCATGGACCAGTTCATCGCCGGCGCGAAGCTCAAGCGCGCGCAGGTGACCTATGACGAGCCCGCCGCGCTCGCCACCTTCGAGCGCATCCGCGCCATCTTCACCCGTTCCTTCATCGCCGAGCGGGCGGGGATGGGGACTGCCGAGGCCCGGCCCATCTTCATCGTCGGCATGCCGCGCTCGGGCAGCACGCTGGTGGAGCAGATTCTCGCCAGCCATCCCGCCATCCAGGGCGGCGGCGAGATGGACCTGTTCCACCGCGCTGTGAATCGCATCGACCAGGCCTTCGGCGGCATGGTCCACTATCCCGAGCTGATGCACCTCATGGAGCGGCCGGAGATGGGGGAGATCTCCTCCGCCTATCTCGATGCCTTGCCCGCCCGCGCCCCCGGCAAGCGGCTGGTGGCGGACAAGATGCTCAACAACTACTTCTATCTCGGCCTCATCCACATCCTGTTTCCGCGTGCGGTCATCATCCATTGCCGGCGCGATCCGGTGGACACCGCCATCTCCTGCTTCTCCAAGCTGTTCCGCGACGACCTGCCGTACAGCTACGATTTCGCCGAGCTTGCCCGTCACCATCACGCCTATGCCGGCCTGATGGCACACTGGGGCGCGGTGCTGCCGGAAGGCACGATCCTTCCCATGGACTACGAGGCGGTGGTGGCCGACATCGAGGCCGCCGCCCGCAGTCTCATCTCCGCGTGCGGGGAAGACTGGGACCCGGCCTGCCTGAAGTTTCACGAGACCGAGCGGCCGGTGCGCACCGCCAGCATCACCCAGGTGCGCGAGCCGCTCTATGCCTCCTCGGTCGGACGCTGGCGCCGCTACGGCCCCGCCATCCAGCCGCTGCTGGAGGCGCTGGGGCGCTGA
- a CDS encoding autotransporter outer membrane beta-barrel domain-containing protein encodes MSRLLATSLLASTSLLALALAGPVARAGDYLVPSGTVLTAPVSLDSASPGAPFSGVSVLGGIVYTETTKNSAAALEIYRSALTDGAGIVNTGTVSVTQTITKLKIHSGGTAVGASGTTKGIVLYGSAPSTGSVLNSGTVLSHRIVTDQPVIKTSGNVGISEYAYGVQLDSYFAGGVTNASSGVIDVANTANVAISASDKITGLDIVTGIFAHGYATYGTGAANSFDNAGTIKVRAAAAISESFAQTSTGTLQASATATAIGVRMSQSGLATPAGATGTLTNSGIIDVAASITAATQFSVSTSAAKATGLMLQSTANAEASGVMSNGLTIGKFENTGTISVAASATATSSGKATADKIARLVNYNSPAGPTTSLESGSVGAAVIAYGVDLANGSLGGLTNSGTIEVTGIATTVATASAMAREEALVAQQDFAAVQLTGINVSVDNLTGPIVNSGTVALTATASAKGTLVASAESGPTTKQATANASGYLQTRLIGIDVEASSFQAGTYSATVRNSGRILISSGAVGSFAGSALSDGGAVADVTYSSGSSALVAGLLYATNQAIGILVDTPNIAEVTNSGIIDLTSSFASTQTATASGGTSASAAASSASPNLNSFGLNITAVTTAPASGVVPTTAITNSGIIDLFSTVTLTNSATANATTGSAVASALSQSTQLSTLPGLDGAIAASYGIYASLNGLDGSFTNSGVIAVEQALAISGTATAIGTSAQATTVSDGLSLAMGVLALPGQVTGSIVNSGAIWTRASGLFNATANASGGSGTAEAEATGLALASGLIASTDGIGGFANSADILSGATVTTLVSATGSGNGTATATGFGSALSMGVMLTGTAGVAGNFTNTATIGATASASVIASASGGTVSTKAEAIASAFGLLTAGGAGIGGDLVNTGTIGGIATANASASGGTADASAFAYGIALDATGGVGGSIVNSGIVIAVAEAGVAGASGTAQAKAVGLQIASGSVGGALSNTSVIAAQANGTDATAIGIAIGAPIDGKALGAAQLTTLDTLGVDPALATAGAVTISGGLVNTGGITATTGATGSATAIKVAGGSSIGTLTNRGGIFAFEGDGAGIAVDLTGEGSATRILLEDGTVFGDLALSSTYADAITWSGGLLNGDVLGGGLGSLTVLAGAGTSFVYSGTLESLANVSVGGDGTPVSLAFTGTAVGIGTFAVKDQGTLILTADSAIETNAYTQAAGGTLGLYLSPQWTAAPIVATSADLDGTVAVLGATGIRSKTTRYDLLSSSDISGAFSDVTTPNSLLSAAVTYDADGATLVLTRNATTSLAGLTLAGRSLAAGIDLNYQRLSLSSPLSPVLDSFYVGTDGQVANLLNQMSGAPLADAKTAGMATFGTINGQISQQLAATRGTGALPSGGSALLSYGAGEVSPSANAYAATAPSSGASGPWAVLSPAPAAPENSVWLRPFGNWGSTDTGNGTTTSSGGGVLGGIERAFGADARGGAVFSYQTADLGFTGPASGSVDQWTASLYAEKQWGAFYANLFGTYGYQTYDMSRSIAFGGTLFTARSTYAGNAGAVVGEAGYDYAYAPGAKLEPYLRLAYAALGTETFAERGAGVFNLNVAADTTQSLQSTLGLRVVQPLSLSTLPVTLRLEAGWQHEYLDTGASLGATFLADSTIGFNILSGGPSDLALAAAGLSFAFSANFDGYIEYRGSFGDGYSNSTASAQLRLRF; translated from the coding sequence ATGTCCCGCCTGCTTGCGACCAGCCTGCTCGCCTCGACCTCTCTGCTGGCGCTCGCGCTGGCCGGCCCGGTGGCGCGGGCGGGAGATTATCTCGTTCCCTCGGGCACGGTGCTCACGGCGCCGGTGTCACTCGATAGCGCCTCGCCGGGGGCACCCTTCAGCGGGGTCAGCGTGCTCGGCGGCATCGTCTATACCGAAACCACCAAGAACAGCGCGGCGGCGCTGGAGATCTACCGGTCCGCTTTGACCGACGGCGCCGGCATCGTGAACACCGGTACGGTGAGCGTCACCCAAACCATCACGAAGCTGAAGATCCATTCCGGTGGCACAGCGGTCGGTGCCTCCGGCACCACCAAGGGCATCGTGCTCTATGGCTCCGCCCCCTCCACCGGGAGCGTGCTGAACAGCGGGACCGTGCTGTCTCACCGCATCGTCACCGACCAGCCCGTCATCAAGACCAGCGGCAACGTGGGCATCTCCGAATATGCCTATGGCGTGCAGCTGGACAGCTATTTCGCCGGCGGCGTCACCAATGCCAGCAGCGGCGTCATCGACGTCGCCAATACCGCGAACGTCGCCATCAGCGCGTCCGACAAGATCACCGGGCTCGACATCGTCACCGGCATCTTCGCCCATGGCTATGCCACTTATGGCACAGGCGCCGCGAACAGCTTCGACAATGCCGGCACCATCAAGGTGCGCGCGGCCGCAGCCATCAGCGAGAGCTTCGCCCAGACCTCGACGGGCACGCTCCAGGCCTCGGCCACCGCCACCGCGATCGGCGTGAGGATGAGCCAGTCGGGCCTGGCGACGCCTGCCGGCGCGACGGGCACCCTCACCAATTCCGGCATCATCGATGTCGCCGCGTCCATCACCGCCGCCACCCAGTTCTCGGTGTCGACCTCCGCTGCGAAGGCGACCGGGCTGATGCTCCAGTCCACCGCCAATGCCGAGGCGTCCGGCGTCATGTCGAACGGGCTGACCATCGGCAAATTTGAGAATACGGGCACCATCTCGGTCGCCGCCTCGGCGACGGCGACCTCCTCCGGCAAGGCGACGGCGGACAAGATCGCCCGATTGGTGAACTACAATTCCCCTGCCGGTCCGACGACCTCCCTGGAGTCGGGCTCGGTGGGTGCGGCGGTGATCGCCTACGGAGTCGATCTCGCCAATGGCAGCCTCGGCGGATTGACCAATAGCGGGACCATCGAGGTCACGGGCATCGCGACGACGGTCGCCACCGCCAGCGCCATGGCCAGGGAAGAGGCGCTGGTGGCGCAGCAGGACTTCGCCGCCGTCCAGCTCACCGGCATCAACGTGTCCGTGGACAACCTCACCGGGCCCATCGTCAACAGCGGCACCGTGGCGCTGACAGCCACCGCCTCCGCGAAAGGCACGCTCGTCGCCTCCGCCGAGAGTGGTCCCACGACCAAGCAGGCGACCGCGAATGCCTCAGGATATCTGCAGACGCGGCTCATCGGCATCGATGTGGAGGCCAGCAGCTTCCAGGCCGGCACCTACAGCGCCACCGTGCGCAACAGCGGGCGCATCCTCATCTCTTCCGGCGCGGTCGGTTCCTTCGCCGGCTCGGCCCTGTCGGACGGCGGGGCGGTGGCGGATGTCACCTACTCCTCGGGATCGAGCGCCCTCGTCGCTGGCCTGCTCTACGCCACCAACCAGGCGATCGGCATCCTCGTCGACACGCCGAACATCGCCGAGGTGACGAACTCCGGCATCATCGACCTCACCTCGTCCTTCGCCTCCACCCAGACGGCGACGGCCAGCGGCGGGACGAGTGCGAGCGCCGCGGCCAGTTCCGCCTCGCCGAACCTCAACAGCTTCGGCCTCAACATCACGGCGGTGACGACCGCACCCGCGAGCGGCGTGGTGCCGACCACGGCGATCACCAATTCCGGCATCATCGATCTGTTCTCGACGGTGACGCTGACCAACAGCGCCACCGCGAACGCAACCACGGGCTCGGCCGTGGCCTCGGCGCTCAGCCAGTCCACGCAGCTCAGCACCCTGCCCGGCCTCGACGGCGCCATCGCCGCGAGCTACGGCATCTATGCGAGCCTCAACGGGCTCGACGGCAGCTTCACCAATTCCGGCGTCATCGCGGTGGAGCAGGCGCTCGCCATTTCGGGAACGGCCACCGCCATCGGCACGAGCGCGCAGGCGACCACCGTCTCGGACGGCCTGTCGCTGGCCATGGGGGTCCTCGCGCTGCCGGGCCAGGTGACGGGCTCCATCGTCAATTCCGGCGCCATCTGGACCCGCGCTTCCGGTCTTTTCAACGCCACGGCCAACGCCTCGGGCGGAAGCGGCACGGCGGAAGCCGAAGCCACCGGGCTCGCACTTGCAAGCGGCCTCATCGCCTCCACCGACGGCATCGGCGGCTTTGCCAACAGCGCGGACATCCTCTCCGGCGCCACCGTCACCACGCTTGTCTCGGCCACCGGCAGCGGCAATGGGACCGCGACCGCGACCGGCTTCGGGTCGGCGCTCTCCATGGGCGTGATGCTGACCGGCACGGCGGGAGTTGCGGGCAATTTCACCAACACCGCCACCATCGGCGCGACCGCATCGGCCAGCGTGATCGCATCGGCCAGCGGCGGCACGGTCTCCACCAAGGCAGAGGCCATCGCGTCGGCTTTCGGGCTTCTCACGGCGGGCGGCGCCGGCATCGGCGGCGATCTCGTGAATACCGGCACCATCGGCGGCATCGCCACCGCGAATGCGTCCGCCAGCGGCGGCACGGCGGATGCGTCCGCTTTCGCCTACGGCATCGCGCTTGATGCAACGGGCGGCGTCGGCGGCAGCATCGTGAATTCAGGCATCGTCATCGCGGTCGCCGAGGCGGGTGTGGCGGGCGCGAGCGGCACGGCGCAGGCGAAAGCCGTTGGCCTGCAGATCGCCTCCGGCTCGGTGGGCGGGGCTCTCTCCAACACGAGCGTCATTGCCGCGCAGGCGAACGGCACGGACGCCACCGCCATCGGCATCGCCATCGGCGCGCCCATCGACGGCAAGGCGCTGGGCGCGGCGCAGCTGACCACCCTCGACACTCTGGGCGTGGACCCGGCGCTCGCGACCGCCGGGGCGGTGACGATCAGCGGCGGCCTCGTGAATACCGGCGGCATCACCGCCACCACCGGCGCCACGGGCAGCGCCACCGCCATCAAGGTGGCGGGCGGCAGCAGCATCGGCACGCTCACCAATCGCGGCGGCATCTTCGCCTTCGAGGGGGATGGGGCCGGCATCGCCGTCGACCTCACCGGTGAGGGTTCGGCCACCCGCATCCTGCTTGAGGACGGCACCGTCTTCGGCGACCTCGCGCTCTCCTCGACCTATGCCGACGCCATCACCTGGAGCGGCGGCCTCCTCAACGGCGACGTGCTCGGCGGGGGGCTCGGCAGCCTCACCGTTCTGGCCGGGGCGGGCACGAGCTTTGTCTATTCGGGCACGCTGGAGAGCCTCGCGAACGTCAGCGTCGGCGGCGACGGCACACCGGTGAGCCTCGCCTTCACCGGCACGGCGGTGGGCATCGGCACCTTCGCCGTGAAGGATCAGGGCACGCTGATCCTCACCGCCGACAGCGCCATCGAAACGAACGCCTACACCCAGGCCGCCGGCGGCACGCTGGGCCTCTACCTCTCCCCGCAATGGACCGCCGCGCCCATCGTCGCGACGAGCGCCGATCTCGATGGCACGGTGGCCGTGCTGGGCGCCACCGGCATCCGGTCGAAGACCACGCGCTACGATCTCCTGTCCTCTTCCGACATCTCCGGCGCCTTCTCCGACGTGACCACGCCCAACAGCCTGCTGTCCGCCGCCGTCACCTATGATGCAGACGGGGCGACGCTTGTGCTCACCCGCAACGCCACCACCTCCCTCGCCGGCCTCACGCTGGCGGGGCGTTCGCTCGCGGCGGGCATCGATCTCAATTACCAGCGGCTCTCCCTGTCGTCGCCACTGAGCCCGGTGCTGGACAGCTTTTATGTCGGCACCGACGGGCAGGTGGCGAACCTCCTCAACCAGATGTCCGGCGCGCCTTTGGCCGATGCAAAGACGGCCGGCATGGCGACCTTCGGCACCATCAACGGGCAGATCAGCCAGCAGCTCGCCGCCACGCGCGGCACGGGCGCCCTGCCCAGCGGCGGCAGCGCGCTTCTCTCCTATGGCGCGGGCGAGGTGAGCCCCTCCGCCAACGCCTATGCCGCGACGGCCCCCTCCTCCGGCGCCTCCGGCCCGTGGGCAGTCCTCTCCCCGGCACCGGCCGCGCCTGAGAACAGCGTGTGGCTGCGCCCGTTCGGCAATTGGGGCAGCACGGACACCGGCAACGGCACCACCACCAGCTCCGGCGGCGGCGTGCTCGGCGGCATCGAGCGGGCGTTCGGCGCGGATGCGCGGGGCGGCGCCGTGTTCAGCTATCAGACGGCTGATCTGGGCTTCACCGGCCCGGCCTCCGGCTCGGTGGATCAATGGACCGCATCGCTCTATGCGGAAAAGCAGTGGGGTGCCTTCTACGCCAACCTGTTCGGCACCTACGGCTACCAGACCTACGACATGAGCCGTTCCATCGCGTTCGGCGGCACGCTCTTCACCGCGCGCTCGACCTATGCGGGCAATGCCGGCGCGGTGGTGGGCGAGGCGGGTTATGACTATGCCTACGCCCCCGGCGCGAAGCTGGAGCCCTATCTGCGCCTCGCCTACGCGGCGCTGGGCACCGAGACCTTCGCCGAGCGCGGCGCCGGCGTGTTCAACCTGAACGTCGCCGCCGATACCACCCAGTCGCTGCAATCCACCCTGGGCCTGCGTGTCGTGCAGCCGTTGTCTCTCTCCACCCTGCCGGTGACGCTGCGCCTGGAGGCCGGCTGGCAGCACGAATATCTCGACACCGGCGCGAGCCTCGGCGCCACCTTCCTCGCCGACAGCACCATCGGTTTCAACATCCTCTCCGGCGGACCGAGCGATCTGGCGCTGGCGGCAGCGGGCCTCTCCTTCGCCTTCTCGGCCAATTTCGACGGCTACATCGAGTATCGCGGCAGCTTCGGCGACGGTTATTCCAACAGCACCGCCTCCGCGCAGCTGAGGCTGCGGTTCTGA
- a CDS encoding VIT1/CCC1 transporter family protein, translating into MSLPSRVVASLKASIGDVVFGMEDGTVSIFGLVFGVAMSTNDPRAVLIAGATGAAAAAVSMMAGSYLDAESVRDARRARRNGPVDAAEAAAQVETVAAALTRGGMAAADVTQVAEALKRAPRATLGLRSELDEADDGASPTSHAFWMFVSDLFAGFTPVLPFAFLPMDEARIVSLVLTTVLLVALGIGRGIVAKRSILRATAETLAIAASAAAAGVLVGRLLS; encoded by the coding sequence ATGTCGCTGCCGTCGCGTGTCGTCGCCTCGCTCAAGGCCTCCATCGGCGATGTGGTGTTCGGCATGGAGGACGGCACCGTCTCCATCTTCGGCCTCGTCTTCGGCGTCGCCATGAGCACCAACGATCCCCGCGCGGTGCTGATCGCCGGCGCCACCGGCGCGGCCGCTGCGGCCGTGTCCATGATGGCGGGCAGCTATCTCGATGCGGAATCCGTTCGCGACGCCCGCCGCGCCCGGCGCAACGGGCCGGTGGATGCGGCGGAAGCCGCGGCGCAGGTCGAGACGGTCGCTGCGGCCCTCACGCGCGGCGGCATGGCGGCGGCGGACGTGACGCAAGTGGCGGAGGCGCTGAAGCGCGCGCCGCGTGCCACCCTCGGCCTGCGCTCCGAGCTGGACGAGGCGGACGACGGCGCCAGCCCCACCTCGCACGCCTTCTGGATGTTCGTCTCGGACCTGTTCGCCGGCTTCACCCCGGTGCTGCCCTTCGCCTTCCTGCCGATGGACGAGGCGCGGATCGTCTCGCTGGTGCTGACGACGGTGCTGCTGGTGGCGCTCGGAATCGGGCGCGGCATCGTGGCGAAACGCTCCATCCTGCGAGCCACGGCGGAAACGCTGGCCATCGCCGCCTCCGCCGCCGCGGCCGGCGTGCTGGTGGGCCGGCTGTTGTCCTGA
- a CDS encoding arsenate reductase ArsC: MSETRDTFNVLFLCTGNSARSILAESILAKDGGGHFRAFSAGSAPKGEVNPFAVRTLTAFGYPTYGLRSKSWLEFAEPGAPVMDFVFTVCDNAAGEACPIWPGQPMTAHWGIEDPAAVEGSDIAKEAAFSAAFRYLKNRISAFTALPIAKLDRLALGTRLREIGRIDGATTRRPDVA, translated from the coding sequence ATGTCTGAGACAAGAGACACCTTCAACGTGTTGTTCCTGTGCACCGGCAATTCGGCGCGCTCCATTCTCGCAGAGAGCATTCTGGCGAAGGATGGGGGCGGTCACTTCCGCGCCTTCTCCGCTGGAAGCGCGCCCAAGGGAGAGGTGAACCCGTTCGCGGTCCGGACCCTGACCGCTTTCGGTTATCCCACCTACGGCCTGCGCTCCAAGAGCTGGCTGGAGTTTGCCGAGCCCGGCGCGCCAGTGATGGATTTCGTCTTCACCGTCTGCGACAACGCGGCCGGCGAGGCCTGCCCCATCTGGCCCGGCCAACCCATGACCGCACACTGGGGCATCGAGGATCCCGCCGCTGTCGAGGGCAGCGACATTGCCAAGGAAGCCGCCTTCAGCGCCGCCTTCCGCTATCTCAAGAACCGCATATCGGCCTTTACCGCGCTTCCGATTGCCAAGCTGGACCGGCTCGCCCTCGGCACCCGGCTGCGGGAGATCGGGCGAATCGACGGCGCCACGACGCGCCGGCCCGACGTCGCCTGA
- a CDS encoding ArsR/SmtB family transcription factor: MNEASALSAFAALSQETRLRIVRILVQAGPEGLAAGAIGEAMGGASSSRMSFHLGHLEQAGLVRSRREGRSIIYSPVHAALSGLIAFLMKDCCNGHPEVCAPAVAALSCTCPPNAETKRREKSHV, translated from the coding sequence ATGAACGAAGCCTCGGCCCTGTCTGCATTCGCCGCCCTCTCGCAGGAGACGCGGCTGCGCATCGTCCGGATTCTGGTGCAGGCGGGGCCGGAAGGGCTGGCGGCCGGCGCCATCGGAGAGGCGATGGGCGGCGCCTCGTCCTCGCGGATGTCCTTCCACCTCGGCCATCTGGAACAGGCTGGTCTGGTCCGTTCGCGCCGGGAGGGCAGGTCCATCATCTACAGCCCTGTCCATGCCGCCCTGTCCGGGCTCATCGCCTTCCTGATGAAGGACTGCTGCAACGGCCATCCCGAAGTCTGCGCACCGGCCGTGGCTGCTCTTTCCTGTACCTGTCCACCCAACGCGGAAACCAAAAGACGCGAGAAGAGCCATGTCTGA